The following coding sequences lie in one Acropora palmata chromosome 3, jaAcrPala1.3, whole genome shotgun sequence genomic window:
- the LOC141877852 gene encoding protein C19orf12 homolog, whose protein sequence is MPVSSVELQRVLAILADEDQLKVSVKSAGYGGVVAGVTTTIGGLIAGPAGLLVGGALGGVLAYANAEDFKPVSQVVKEMNAHERQLLYDATRDIVDNLAIDDYAALLAFLNGGSGVLIRQQLMDRMGAFLRDQMRLQMAA, encoded by the coding sequence ATGCCAGTCTCTTCAGTTGAACTTCAGCGAGTCCTGGCCATCTTGGCAGATGAAGATCAATTGAAAGTCAGTGTTAAAAGTGCAGGTTACGGTGGAGTTGTAGCTGgcgtaacaacaacaattggAGGCCTCATCGCTGGGCCAGCGGGCCTGTTGGTCGGTGGCGCACTCGGTGGAGTGTTAGCTTACGCAAACGCTGAAGATTTCAAGCCCGTTTCTCAAGTCGTAAAGGAAATGAATGCCCACGAGAGACAGTTACTGTACGACGCAACGAGGGATATCGTTGATAATTTGGCGATCGACGATTACGCGGCGCTTTTGGCCTTTCTGAATGGGGGATCTGGCGTGCTAATTCGACAACAGCTCATGGACAGAATGGGTGCGTTTTTGAGAGATCAGATGCGTCTTCAGATGGCCGCCTGA